Within Lolium rigidum isolate FL_2022 chromosome 5, APGP_CSIRO_Lrig_0.1, whole genome shotgun sequence, the genomic segment GACTTGTAGATTTCCCCATTCTATTTGTGGACTTCCATTTCATCGGATTTTGGGTTGAAACTTTGTGGTTACTGTCAGGATCCCGATGGATCTGACCGGAAGAGGATCATCAAGAACAAGAATTTGAGGGTAATTAGGGATAAAAAGGGATAAATTGCTGGATTAAATCTAAGATAAATTGCAGAAAATAAAGAacaaaattagggttcatatttctTGATTTATTGGAACGGGATACATTGCTAGTCTTATAAAGACTAAGGCAGCTACAAGATGACAACATGGGTGAAATACCAATACTACCCTCATAAAACTAGTAGACCACTAATACCCCATATTAGGTACATATCCTATTCCCTGACATTTTTCAGTGGTGCAATATATTGGTTTTATGCCAGCTGGTAAACAATGAATTTTTCTATGACCATTTGTAGGGTAAACTTGAGAGGCATGCACAATGAAGTAAGAAGGCAAGATGCATTTAATATAATCCTCCAGAAACATAGATACTAGCCCATATACTTTGTCTAattggtaagagcatctccaacagaggcgcgAAACAGCGCGCCATCGCGTATCAACCGTTTTTTGCCGCGCGCGAACCCTCCCGCGCGCCTCCAGCGGACGCGCCAAACCGGCGCGGGAAAATAATCTTCTCCCACGCGCGCTATTGCGGTATCCCGAGCGCCAAAGTTGCCGCGTCGCTTCGCGCGCTaaaaagcgccgcgtgcgcgtgCAGCCAACCGCCACGGAAAGTTCCACCTGCCACTTCACctcgccacgccccgccgctctccttcgtcgccgccgcctccgctccttcgtcgccgggatgccgccgagCCACCGCGGATCGTGCGGTTTCCGCGGCGTCCGAGCGGGACGTCCTACGCGGAGCTTCGCGCCggcggcttccgcctcaccctcggcacctacaacacgccggagctggcggcgcgcgcttacgatgcggccgcatggcgattccAGCGGTCATGACGCGACCTCAACTTCCAGGACGTCGAGTCGctggaggaggcggagttcctagcGCCCGCGCCGTGCCTCATCAACGAGGAGgatcgtcgccgccaccgccaggcgcagcgccgagcgcgacgacaagctgatgcgccagtggagggcgcagttccccagcgACGTCGACAACACGGAGGCCTTCTTCGCCGACCTCAGGGCGCAGCGTAGGTCAGACAGGCGCCGCCGTCGGGCCATCaccgagttcgagctcgacaacccgaatacgGCTTGGGCCGACGATGACCCTCGTTGGGACGACGTTTGGactgagacaacctccgacgacgagtagactaGTCgtttttatctattttaattgtattttcaatgtTTTTTAGATCTTCTATTTAGACTATGTTCTATTAAAATGTGTTTCTGGCGCTGTAAAATAGCACTTCCGCTGCGGTCGCTTTTTCAGCGGGCCACCCGCGCTGCGAAATAGCGCCTCCGGTGGAGGGGATTTCGGCACAGCGCGCGCGAAGTTCGTTTTGCAGCGCCATATTATTGCgcatctgttggagatgctctaataactCACTGGAAACAAATATGTGTCTACATAGTATTGATAACTTACTGCCCATCTGGAAGCTCATATGAAGTTGTAGGAACATTTGCATATGCCACTTCTGCATAAAAATAAAACAGGGAAAGTTAACAGCAGCCCAAAAGGGGAACATAAAGCAAGATATGCTTAAAGTACAAAGAGATGTGTCAAATCAGTCAAGTGAATAAAACGGTGACAGGCATACGACATGCATAAAAGTAGCCACCTATGGTGATGCATATATAAGATTCATTAATGGATCATCTGAGCTGGCATATTCCTTGGACTGTGTGTACAGGTTAGCATGGTAGAAACAGTATTAGCCAAGCTTGCACATTAATATAGCAGAGCTAAGCAATCTCAGAAATAATATATTTTCTACATGTTATACCATCAAAGGGAGTATCTGGAACTCTGCAAACTGACTCCTTGATGTCGCTAGCAATAGCTCTCTGTGATATAGAGTAAGCATCAGCATTAAAGGCATCTAGACAGTAATCAACAAAGCAAAACAAGATTCACAGATTTGCCAATAAACATACCATGCAGTACAACCTATAACTATCCGTCGTGTTTGGAAAATCCAGATCTACAACCTGAAAAGGCAAACATAGGttcacagaatatagacaacatagtttCCGTTATATTTGTGTAGTGTATTGTTTCAGGCTTTCAACTGTATAAGAATGCCAGTAATCGGTTGCATAATGTGCATTAATTTAGAATATAACCATGATTAACACGTCAAACTCAGAACGTTAGGTAAACCACATAAATACGAAGAAAAGTACTGAAGAATTACAAAAGGGGCAGATATATAGTCAGAGGACCACCAAGTGCTCATGTATCTATGAATACTGATATGAACAAGGTGCTACTTCATGATATTCGAAATGCCAAAATCGTGTTCAGATATTCAGGATCTATCTAGAGAACAATGCCATGTGGCAAAACTTAATTGGGTGCCAGAGAAGAATTTGGCAAGGGGAAGGTAGTGAGACCACCTCACAGGCTCTCTCACATTTTGTTAGCCATGGATAACCAAGACACCAGATTGTAGAATTGAACGCTCTAGCCAGTTCAACCGAAAGACCGATTTGAGGGAAGAGACAAGGAAACTATATTTCAACAGAGATACCagcccgcgaggtctttcccttattTTGCACCTCTTTTCTTTAATGGTGTGTTGATTTCAAACCAATGGCTCAGCTCACATTCAATGGTACAAGTAGTTTCAAGTTCCAACAAAGGGGCACATCAAATGATATAAAGAGTTATCTCTTTGTCCGAAGGTGTCACAAGCAGACAAGAAACAAATTAATATCAAACATAACATTACAGAAACTACACCTTGTAATCGCCAGGGCTCACTTCCTTCTTCTTAAATGAATATCGGGGCCTAATCTGAGAAGTGAACAAATGGGATATGAAAATACAGCAAGGACTAGTATGCTATGTCAAGAAAGAGGGATATGCTTACAACAACGCCCTTGCTCTCCAAGCTTTTCATCATACAGTCAGTTAAAAATTCACCACCAATTGGAGAAGTTGCAACAGACTGCCACAAGAAAACAAGTTAGTGGATGATAGAAGAAAATACTTTAGAAGAGGCAAGGCAAATGTGGTGTCAGCATATGCCAGGGACCATATAATATAACTTGACATCTTAATTTatcaaggtgttgaagcaacggaCTAAACACATTTTCAAGTGAAATGTAAAAAGTAAAACTGGGCAATCACTATTAGATACAGGCAAGTAAACCTTGCCTTGAAATCGGTATATTAATAGCATAACATACCTTTTGCAAAACATAACCATCATGCACAGCAGAAATCACAGTAGACCCTCCACCACTGTACCAAACATGATCAGACTGTCATATTCCAGCAATTTCTCTCACAACATAAGACCCAAAGAGGTGAAATTAAGATAAAATAAATCATCAGTAGACGTTTGACACCAGCTTGTTAAAGTCTAATAACATAGCTTATAAAATGCTTAAGGAATTGAGACGGTCACCTAAGGACGAAACCAGCAACTAGAACCCAAAAAAAGAGGTGGCGGTGCAACATTATGATCTCAAATTTGACAAGTCTAACTTCACTAACTGAcctttggttttcacaagttcagaTACAAGCTGTTCACATCAAGCAAGAAAACGGGAAATTTAAGCATTAACAGTTAGAACCAACTTCTTCATGAGTATATTTTCCTTGCCGCAGATGGATTGTTACACAATATCTGTGTGCTATGTGCAACTTATTGGTGAAAAACAATATACTTCAGAAATAAAGTAGGAGATTAAGAACCAAGCAGACACCACAACAAGGTGCACTTGTTCATAAACTGCTCAGGCTAACATGGAAAAAAGAGACCTTCATTTATCTATATGGAAAACAGCAGGTTGTGCAGTTAAGACGTAATCAAGAAAATTCTGACCTGTCAACCACCAGAGATGTAGCACGTCCAGATGCAAAAGATGTGAGAACCTGACAACCAAATCaacaattaaaaataataaaacttATTGCATCAAAGATTACTTCTGCGAGAGACATACTGCATTTTTTGCTAGGAACAGCGCTGGCACTTTATACTTCTCAAACATAAGTTCTGCTGCTCTATGAAATATGGAAAATAAGAGTCAGGCTTGAAGGAAAGTTTTTCCATAGAACCATGGGTCAGTGATATACATATTTTAAACACAAAACATATGCACATACTTCTCTCTTTGCTGTCCACTGTTTGTAGATGGTTCAGCTATCAGCATAGGATGCTCTTCAGGATTGATCAATAGCCGACGtctgaaaaatagaacaagccagTGTGGTAGTACAGTGGAAGAAAGCAATAGTAACTCCAATATACGTATTATATAGCATCATAACGAGGAAATCCTTGTACTTAATCAGCATTATCTTTTACAGAAGTCACAGCATCCCAACGAGTTAAATAAAACAAGAGGGAAACAATGAATCATGCCTCATGCACACACAAACTAAGAGAAAATCATAATCAGTATACTTAGCAAATTATGCCAAATGAACACAGAATGCTACTTTCTTAAGCTTAAAAGTAGCAACTTTATCCTAGTTCAAATAATGGCATTGCTGATTACCGATGAACCATGTTAAAGAGGAGAAATTGCTCAGAGCCGCATCAAATAAATAAGTAAAATTACCTAAAAGCATGATTCCATATGTTGTCAACAACATCCCAATCAGTAACTATTCCATCTTTCATTGGCGGGATCAGCTGTTCAGTGGGGAGGGGAGAGAATCAATAAGAAATAGTTAACAAAATTATGAGCAAAAATTACCCCAGAATGTGCAGTTACTAACCTCCATATGATCCCTCCTGAATTCTAATTCTTGACCGACAAAATATTTGCGCTTTGTTTTGGCTTTGTCCACATCCATAGGCTTGGATCCATTCTTAGGATCTGGTGTAGAGTCAGCCTCCTTTTCTGGCTTAGCTTCATCGGTATCTTCAGTTTGTTCAATTGAACCAACAAGCTTAACATATCAAAACCAGATAGTGAGTGCAATAAATTGTACTGGCCAGAAGTCTCGAGTTAGGTAGCTCACATGCTCTTGAACAAACAAAACAAGATAATTTCCAAGAACAATTCAGGCAAAGGAGAAGAAAAGGTGCTAAACCAAACGAATAGCATTAAGTGGCCAAATTCAAACCATTTTCTTAGTGCTAATCACCCAGTACTTCTTGTTTTCTCTGATTGTTTTTACATGGGtggtttgcttatttcatcagaaACATAGTGAAACTAGCAATTTACTTCCATGCTGCAAAAATGGGCCCAATAATCCTACTAAGTAAAGAGGAAAAAATCTTcacataagaaaaataaaacattcACTGTAGAGTCTAAGGGAGGCAGAAAAACTACAACTTGTAGAAAAACTGAATTTCTACAATTGAAACACGACAGTACAGCTTCCTGTGAGATCTAAGTTAAcctcagaactaacaccaaacaTATTCTTTTCAACACTTGAAATTGAGTTTCTGCTTCAACTCACAGTACTTGTACGATATGCTCACACTAGCTAACACTAACAACTAGTGGAAAATCTGGGTCATTGGACAGGCCAGAATCATGAGCTAACTTTGTTGTCAACAGATTAAAAAGATTGCACACACTGCACGGAAGCCAACAGGTAAGTGCAGGTCTCTTATCGCGGTCTACTCAATGCCTGAATTCAACTTAGTACTTAAGTGGCTATGTCTATGTGGCTACAAAATATATTTATGACTTGGCCCAACATAGCATGAAATGATACAACTAGCacaccatttttttttttgaatacaaCTAGCACACCATGTTGGAACCAGAATCTGAAGCCATCGACCTAAAATAGCTGGAAATGACGCACTAATTCGTCCATCACCAGCATAAACTTCCGCAGATGCAATGCGCACAAATCTAGCTCAAGTTGTCAATTCCACTCCCAATTGAACGAGCTAATTCGTGCATCGCCACTCCCAATCCAACTAACTAAAACAGCCTGCCAGAGAGAGACTCTCGGGCAAACTCGGAAGAAATACCACAGCATAATAATCCGAACAGTTTGAGAAGGAGAATATTTTCTCTCACCGACGTGAAGACGGATTTGGGGGTGTCGTCGCCGGCGTAGCCCGCCTTGCAGCTGTACGACCCCACGTCGATGACGATGGCGGAAACCTCGTCTGCGGGGCAGAGGGAGCGAAACTGAGCGCGAGATCTCCagcaagggtttagggtttagctggGCAGGGGCAGGGGCGGGGGCGAGAGGTCTTACCGCCGCCGTACATGGTCATCCCGAGAGTGAGGGCTCGGCCAGCGGTGGGGCAGGCGCGggagcggcgcgcggcggcggaccTGGATGGGGCGCCGGGATTGCGGCGTCTGCGGCGAGGCGTCGGAAGGTCTAGACTCGAGAGTGagatttgttttttctttttgttttttgaggGGATACTCGAGATTAGATGGACTCGGGAGTCGGCCCAGGAAGCAACCAGCAGCAACAGCTTGTTGGCAGGACGAGGCCTGGgacggagttttttttttttttttgcacccaTTTTTGGGGTTTTTTTTTCACCGAATCACAAAGTATAGCTTCttttctctatctctatctctactatataaaaaggaggaacttcCTCCGTTTTCTGCCTCATCTTTTGTCAACCATCTCACTACGACAGCTTGTCGTCGTAGGTCGTGCTCCTTCGTCTCACATCGCTCGCTCCAAACGGGCCAAGCCCAACAAACCACTCTCCGctacaccgtcttcttccatccgCGTCGTCAACGCGTATTCCCGGGCCTCTttgtcctctcctctccctctctccacctAGGTCTattccccgccgccaccgccacgaaTCCCAGACACAGGCCGCTCGCCCTCACGATGGAGGTGGAAAACTGGATGGGGCGATGCCTCATCCTCGGAAAGGCCGGGCTGGAGTTCTTCAATAGAGTCGGCAAGGGTGTGGAGATGGAGGAGGCCGTGCCGTCGTGGGCGGCGATGTCCATAGGCTGCTCGAGAGTCGAGACCCTCACCTGGCCGTGTCGTCCTCCATGGGATCCGTGGACGCCGCGATGTCTCCTCCCGCCTATTCCTCCGCtgttccatggccgccgcctccatacGCCTCAAGCTCTGCGATGGGACTAGAGCCAGGGTCGTGGGCGACAACGATGTTGCGTCCATCCCCGCTACTCCCCCTATGAGTTATGATGGGTTCGTTCCTTACTTGCCTCTCTTTTTGATGTATCCTTGTACAATCCCGATCTGATGGTATCTGTGCTCTAGAGGTACCAGATGCATATCATTGATGTTGATCATTCGTTGGTGACCTCCAATGCCTGGTTGTAAGAGAGTTCCTCCTTGAAAAACGCACCATATCATAGGTCGGCACATGATTAGTTCTTGGCCTGTCCTCTTGTTTCTCATATTCTTAGTGTTTGATTTCCTGAACTGCAGAACTGACATTACTCTTCTCTGATCAGGCATAAAGTCCAGTCCAAACACGCAAATGGTGAAGCCTGATCGTTAATAATATGCCAATATTTCTGCCCCACATATGATTTTAGTTGTGCCTGCACATGTGAAGGGAGATTATAGTTGCAAGATCTGAAAGCTATCCACGCTTCTTGGTAATGGACTCTCCAGTTGGTACTTGATGAGCTTTCAATATATATTGATTGTGTTGGATGCGTATATTTTTTTTAGATGGATAGCAAGTTGTATGTAGCAAGGGTTATTGGGAGGGGAGACTGAAACTAAGATCTATCCGGTGAGTTGAGGTAAAAGGTGGGGTGCCAGAAATATTCAATGTGATGTATGCACAAACACTTTTGATGCTAAAACTTTTGTACATGTATTCCATAGTATTTTTCCACATACACTGGTACCTATATTTCATCATACTTGCCACAATATATGGTTTCAGTTAGTACACTGCAATGGAATCTACAAAAGAGTACTATAAGGAGAAGCATGCAGCAACTTTCTGTACGTGAAACACActacttttttatttattttgggttCAAAACAAGCTTAGCTTAAGTACCACATATATGTTGTTGACCCAGGCTATTGCATAATACCATGTACAACATGTATTCTGAACACAAGATAATCATCATATGGTTAGTATCTAACAGTTGTTTTAAAAACAAGGGCATCACATACTGTTGATTTCATTTTATTTCCAATAAAAGCACTGCATTTTTTCATTTCCCTTTTTTCAACCATCATGCAAACAGAATAAGTGCCCTCATGTTTCTATTTCGGTTGAGATTTCCTTTCTTCCTGAAGGGATTATCAGAGAAGTGTATGCAAGAGTTGTCTGCCACCAAAGCAGATTCCAGATAAAAGGTAGTTATTCTACTACCATTTTCCTTTGTGTTGCAGCGTTTCTATTTGATTGATCGTTTTCTTTTCTTGAAAGAGTCAAATATCATTTACTAAGGACAAATCTGATAAACCAGTTCAGATGCATGAGTTAACCTTTTTTTCCTTTATGATCTCCGTGTCTTCAAATGGTTTGAGCCTAGCCTTTTCTCTCAAAATGAATATTGCAAAGAGTTGCATCTAGAAAGCCTTTATTCTAAAGAAAGTCAATTCAAATAGGATTCTTTCATCTATCTCGGCTTGCCCATCAGCACCATGACGTCGACTATCTGTACCCATACTGTACGTACTGAAGATTGAAAATTCATCGGATCTATAGTGAATGTGAGTTTCAGTACTATGTATCTGGGTCTTTAAATTTCTTATATTTATGCATTATTCGTATGTGTGACAATGTTAGTTTTCTCTTTCTACAACGAAATTAATTCCAATGGTGATTGCCTAGAACAATCATCATGGAGGCACTGCACCTCTTCAAACATTTGTGATGGATTCTTAAATTACACCATATTTAGCTAGCCTTCTTGATGTCGGCATAGACTCATGTTTATGCTGGTTCGATACTTCGGGTGTAGGACTGGAATTTTTTTTAACCAGTGAATTACTTAAATCCGTAGGCTCACATGGTTTTTCATGCTCAGAGTGAGCTTTTGGGCGAGGGTTGTTGTTGTACTTCTGTGAGTACAACATCATTACCATGCGCTGAGAATATATCTATTTTCCAAAAAATTGCTTGTTAGCTCTATTTAGGACCAGACCTCTACTAAATCGAGGGCAAAAGCCGCACTGCTATCTCTTATACCTGGTGTGAGATTTCAACTCATATTGGAGAACAAATTTTGGAGGTGCTAAAAATCAAGGGAGGTTCTTGTTTGCCCTATCTAATTAATAGTTCCTAGGATGTAAGATCCTGAGGGTCTAAGACATATCACTATAATAATAGTGAATGCAATACCTTTTAAGCACGTGGACATATATGTATAAATAGTGAATGCAATAATTTTTCTGTATATGAAAGTTAGAAATATGTTATAACATGGTGTGCAGGATATTTTACTATTGAAATATTAGGTAGATGCAGTACGAACACTGTTCCTTAGTTTAGTATAAAAAAGTGGCAGATGGATATCAACAACTCAAATTTTAATGTTTCTTTTGTGATTATAGGCTAACCCCGAGAGGAGAAAGATGAGAGGGAGGTGTAACGTGGTTGTTGCTGCTGCTTGAGGACTCCACTAAAGAAAAATAGAAGAGAAGACGAAGAGAAGAGAAAGGCCCGCATATCTTGATGGAGATCATAAAAATTTGTCTGCACACTGGTGACTTCTACCTATTTTTCTGTATAAGGGTATATTGTTTTTAATATTAGGTAGAGATTCTGATACTTTCTAATTGCGTAACATATCACTATGTAGAATCATCAGAAGTGATTTTTATTTTGATGTTTCGTTTGTACAGGTTGGAGAAATCTGAATGTTCAGGTTGGATCAGTAACCACTTAATAGTTGCACAATGCGCTCCAACTATGCTTTGGTTGAAAAGCATCTACTAAGCCACCCTTCCAAAAGGCATTAAGGTTGCTATTGCTTATATACAAAACCTGAACTAACTTTAGTTAACTATTTCAATTTTCTCACATGATGTTGTGATTATAAGCTAACCCTGtttgtgacttgtgatttgatttTGTATTGACGACATCTGAAGTAGTAATACTTGCCCGAGCTTATAATTCAGTACTACTGGAAATTCTAATTCCTTTTCACCATGTATATATCCGTGTTCTCGGTTACCTCATACTGCAGTTCTTTGTGAAACTGACGGTGATGGAACTTAAAAAATCGCAGACTTGATAATTCACAAAGGTATGTACACATTTACCACAGAAATGTTCTCATTTTTATATTATTCAGGATGCCATAGGTTTTAATATCTCTTTTTTCATTTCCTTTTCGTTGATCAGCGAAAGCTGGTCATGTGATTTTGGCTACTGCTTATTCCCTGCCCCATTGTGAAACTACGGACAAAGCTTAAATAATTAGATTGCCTAACATACCTCAATTATGCGTGCAATTAAGTCTATAATGTAGCATTTTGAATATCTTCATATTGTCTGTAGTGACCGCAGTTAGTCTTCGCCAGCTGCTGGCTTCAATTTCTCCTCAATCTGTATGTTCTGATATAAAGATTAATGAACCTGCTCATGTGATAGTTCACGTGTGAAGGGGAGTGTCCGTGGCTGCTTCAGTTGCCTATGATTGTTTGAACTTCATTGATGTTGATTAATATTTGATCTTTACCAATTTTGATCATTTTATAGAAGGCCAGTCTGCTTGTGCTATAAATGATTGATCTATCAAATATTTTATGTGCCTGATCATGTGCCGTGAAACTGAAATGTACACTGCTTGATTTTTGTTGTACATTTCACTCTCGCAACCTTCTTATCTACATGAGCATTTCAACTGATGTACTACATACATTTATAATTTGTCGGTAAATAGATTCTGAGTATGAGAAATGGTTTCGCATTAGTTTCTGGAGTTTGTACTTTGATGTTTCCTTATTTTAGTAAAATGGGACATTTTTTTTGGAACTTTTATGTTAGCTGATTGTAAACATGTATCGTGAAAATGATTCGGCTATTTTTTAGGTGGAAAAATATTATATTATAATTTCGGTGGTAAGGTTATTGTAGTAAAACTTACCTGGAATGTTCTTGTCCCATGTCATTTTTGTTGTTAGGTTATTTGTAGAAATTTTGACAGTTGTTTCCAATTATTTTCATTCTCAATGTAGGCAAGTAAGTGTCATAATATGGCGACGATTTGTTCTCCCTAGCAGTGCCCACTCATTAGTACATCAGACTGTTCATATGGCCAGCAATGGATTATTATGCCAATAATGTATACGAAATTGACAGAGAATGGAATTTATTTCGCGGTTGAGCAGTTTAGAGCTTTCCTCTCAGCATACCTCCATCTCAACTATGAATTTTAGCTAATTAAAGTTGACATCAATAGATTCATTCTCACACTGGATACTTATATGCCAACTGATTATGCATGTGTTGTACTAGAGGAGGGCAAGATGCTTCACCTTGCTTGGTCAGACATAATTTGTTACTCT encodes:
- the LOC124652223 gene encoding actin-related protein 4-like, whose amino-acid sequence is MTMYGGDEVSAIVIDVGSYSCKAGYAGDDTPKSVFTSLVGSIEQTEDTDEAKPEKEADSTPDPKNGSKPMDVDKAKTKRKYFVGQELEFRRDHMELIPPMKDGIVTDWDVVDNIWNHAFRRRLLINPEEHPMLIAEPSTNSGQQREKAAELMFEKYKVPALFLAKNAVLTSFASGRATSLVVDSGGGSTVISAVHDGYVLQKSVATSPIGGEFLTDCMMKSLESKGVVIRPRYSFKKKEVSPGDYKVVDLDFPNTTDSYRLYCMRAIASDIKESVCRVPDTPFDEVAYANVPTTSYELPDGQTIEVGADRFKIPDILFNPYLSQTIPGVEGFGDSTSIRGLPRMVLDSVNRCDVDIRKELLSSILLSGGSSSILQLKERLEKEVMEESPQNARVKVLASGNSIERRFSVWIGGSILASLGSFQQMWFSKAEYEEHGVSYIQRKCP